In the genome of Taurinivorans muris, one region contains:
- a CDS encoding L,D-transpeptidase family protein, with product MMFCRLLVFFLVFVFSACNPAAAWEARLPETALDESLILVDKGEDEFFYLEKKGGEIIRLHYPSIHGEKEGDKQVEGDLKTPEGVYFVRGKIQVPLDFEMYGNHAYVLNYPNPIDKLRGKTGGGIWIHSKGNPIEGQVTQGCVAIDLADIEFLGKYLQSGTPVVIAQGIHSGFHKEKMLAKKKNVKKLSGETFVKSSASALTEAEADIVSQTDNLEKGALEVKEEKSLFSEFFLPQEKEHIGNASEKNKAVETDEPLEPAEYAEMNGQNGQAGNVSPTGSAAVSAATSPTVPAYKTEETFHAGKDEQARFDTAEAGQDGEKAISAPYVAEPVEVSDGELYIRQATLDWNNAWAERSADFFTFYDKENYSKTSGSFEKFKAQKQGLFETLSWIYIAAGEVEVLQGPDYYVSWFKQWYVAPNHKTEGIRRLYWLKDGETGEYKIAAMEWLPKAVGLENMLNDKIKNEAPKFIEEWRLAWERADIEKYASFYGQHSVQDNRRGLNEIVGQKNEIWSVKKPKKVVFSDLNMAMEKDGLKVSMRQDYEDSSGYKDKGMKILTLHPKGDGWVIHKEIWRRL from the coding sequence ATGATGTTTTGCAGACTGCTTGTTTTTTTCTTGGTGTTTGTTTTTTCCGCCTGCAATCCTGCTGCGGCATGGGAAGCCCGCTTACCGGAAACGGCTTTGGATGAAAGTCTGATTCTTGTGGACAAGGGTGAAGACGAATTTTTTTATTTGGAAAAAAAAGGCGGAGAAATTATCCGCCTGCATTATCCCAGTATACATGGGGAAAAAGAGGGCGATAAGCAAGTCGAGGGAGATTTGAAAACACCGGAGGGCGTATACTTCGTGCGCGGCAAAATTCAAGTTCCCCTTGATTTTGAAATGTACGGCAATCATGCTTATGTTTTGAACTACCCCAATCCCATCGACAAACTCCGCGGCAAGACAGGCGGCGGAATTTGGATACACAGCAAGGGCAATCCCATTGAAGGGCAAGTGACGCAGGGCTGTGTCGCCATTGATTTGGCGGATATCGAATTTCTCGGCAAGTATTTGCAGTCCGGAACCCCCGTGGTTATCGCCCAAGGCATTCACAGCGGTTTCCATAAAGAGAAAATGCTTGCAAAGAAAAAAAACGTGAAAAAACTCTCCGGAGAAACTTTCGTGAAAAGCTCCGCTTCCGCTCTTACCGAAGCGGAGGCCGACATTGTTTCGCAGACTGACAATCTTGAAAAAGGCGCCTTGGAAGTAAAAGAGGAAAAAAGCCTTTTTTCCGAATTTTTTCTTCCGCAGGAAAAAGAACATATCGGTAATGCGTCAGAAAAAAATAAAGCGGTTGAAACGGACGAACCTCTCGAACCTGCTGAATATGCTGAAATGAACGGGCAAAACGGGCAAGCGGGAAACGTTTCTCCAACAGGCTCGGCGGCAGTTTCGGCGGCAACATCTCCGACAGTACCGGCATATAAAACAGAAGAAACGTTCCATGCCGGGAAAGATGAACAAGCCCGTTTTGATACAGCCGAAGCAGGGCAAGACGGTGAAAAAGCCATAAGTGCTCCTTATGTTGCGGAGCCCGTGGAAGTTTCCGACGGTGAATTGTATATCCGCCAAGCGACTCTTGATTGGAACAATGCATGGGCGGAACGTTCGGCGGATTTTTTTACGTTTTACGATAAGGAAAACTATTCTAAGACTTCCGGCAGCTTTGAAAAATTCAAAGCGCAGAAACAGGGGCTTTTTGAAACGTTGTCATGGATTTACATCGCCGCCGGCGAAGTGGAAGTTTTGCAGGGACCTGACTATTACGTTTCATGGTTTAAACAATGGTATGTCGCGCCAAACCATAAAACCGAGGGAATACGCCGTCTTTATTGGCTGAAAGACGGTGAAACGGGCGAATATAAGATCGCCGCGATGGAATGGCTGCCGAAAGCTGTCGGCTTGGAAAACATGCTGAACGATAAAATTAAAAATGAAGCTCCGAAATTTATCGAAGAATGGCGCTTGGCATGGGAGCGCGCCGATATTGAAAAATATGCCTCTTTTTACGGGCAGCATTCCGTACAGGACAACCGGAGAGGCTTAAACGAAATCGTCGGGCAAAAGAATGAGATTTGGAGCGTGAAAAAACCGAAAAAAGTTGTTTTTTCCGATTTGAACATGGCTATGGAAAAAGACGGGCTGAAAGTTTCCATGCGGCAGGATTATGAAGACTCTTCCGGGTATAAGGACAAAGGAATGAAAATATTGACGCTGCATCCGAAAGGAGACGGCTGGGTGATACATAAGGAAATCTGGCGGCGTTTGTAG
- a CDS encoding OsmC family protein, giving the protein MPTVISLYKGGLRCASTHLQSNAELVTDAPTDNQGKGSSFSPTDLVATALGTCIMTIMGAYANKNNLDFEGMKMEITKTMQSEPRRIKKIDILITMPEIELSALQKADLETITRSCPVCLSLNPEIEKNISFVW; this is encoded by the coding sequence ATGCCAACAGTCATTTCTCTTTACAAAGGCGGATTGCGCTGCGCGAGCACCCATTTGCAAAGCAATGCGGAACTTGTCACGGACGCTCCGACGGATAACCAGGGAAAAGGGTCAAGCTTTTCACCTACCGATTTGGTTGCCACGGCTCTCGGCACATGCATCATGACCATTATGGGCGCATATGCAAACAAAAACAACCTCGATTTTGAAGGTATGAAAATGGAAATCACCAAAACCATGCAAAGCGAGCCGCGCCGCATTAAAAAAATCGACATTCTCATCACCATGCCTGAAATCGAATTATCCGCCCTTCAAAAAGCTGATTTGGAAACCATCACCCGTTCCTGTCCCGTTTGCCTCAGCTTAAATCCCGAAATAGAAAAAAATATTTCTTTTGTTTGGTAA
- a CDS encoding glycosyltransferase family 9 protein, with translation MKIPLHTNTAVVFRLSAMGDVALMSGVLSYWNSLYRTKFIVITREEFAPLFENHPAIAGIEALSKESLEYKTYSQTCKKLAEKYADFPLFDLHASTRSRLLAHQWKTSVYRYNKMPVLRRLFLWSKGKIGKNALLEKDVRQRYASLLCEDPVAPRLLKPKIYLDEDERTDARNLLAELFPNNTKKIVAIHPFATHKAKTLPLGHWQKISAVLSGEYQILFVGKGDLPENMYGKNLINKTNLRELCAVLSRCSLLITGDSGPMHLADAVDTPLLALFGPTTKEWGFFPVGENAHILQKEMPCRPCSLHGKQKCRQKESCLEKISTEEIIAHAKKILS, from the coding sequence ATGAAAATTCCTTTGCATACCAATACCGCCGTTGTTTTCCGCCTGAGCGCCATGGGCGATGTCGCCCTCATGTCCGGAGTTTTATCCTATTGGAACTCCCTCTACCGCACGAAATTCATTGTCATCACCCGTGAGGAATTCGCCCCTTTGTTTGAGAACCACCCTGCCATCGCAGGCATCGAAGCCCTTTCAAAAGAAAGTTTGGAATACAAAACATATTCCCAAACCTGCAAAAAACTTGCTGAAAAATACGCAGATTTTCCTTTATTCGACCTGCACGCCTCAACCCGCTCCCGCCTGCTTGCCCACCAGTGGAAAACAAGCGTTTACCGCTACAATAAAATGCCCGTATTGCGCCGTCTTTTTCTTTGGTCTAAAGGCAAAATCGGCAAAAATGCCCTGCTTGAGAAAGATGTCCGCCAACGCTATGCAAGCCTCTTATGCGAAGACCCCGTTGCGCCCCGTTTGCTCAAACCCAAAATTTACCTTGATGAAGACGAACGAACGGATGCCCGAAATCTGCTTGCTGAACTTTTTCCGAACAATACGAAAAAAATTGTCGCCATCCACCCTTTCGCCACCCATAAAGCCAAAACCCTCCCCCTTGGCCACTGGCAAAAAATCAGCGCCGTTCTTAGCGGTGAATATCAAATCCTCTTTGTGGGCAAAGGCGATTTACCCGAAAACATGTACGGAAAAAATCTTATCAACAAAACAAATTTGCGTGAACTTTGCGCGGTTCTCAGCCGATGTTCCCTGCTCATTACGGGCGATTCGGGTCCTATGCATCTGGCAGATGCCGTCGATACGCCTCTGCTCGCCCTTTTCGGGCCGACAACAAAGGAATGGGGATTTTTTCCCGTGGGTGAAAATGCGCATATCCTGCAAAAAGAAATGCCCTGCCGTCCCTGCTCCCTGCACGGCAAGCAAAAATGCAGACAAAAAGAATCCTGTTTGGAAAAAATCAGCACAGAAGAAATTATCGCCCATGCAAAAAAAATTCTCAGCTGA
- the xseB gene encoding exodeoxyribonuclease VII small subunit yields MAKELSFEDKMNKLQEIVDLLEQGKITLAESVKLYKEGLELTQKCKEELEKAKHEVKILQNDTLEDFESNIDHSYSADENIL; encoded by the coding sequence ATGGCAAAAGAACTTTCCTTTGAAGACAAAATGAATAAATTGCAGGAAATTGTCGATCTTCTTGAACAAGGTAAAATCACACTTGCGGAAAGCGTCAAACTCTATAAAGAGGGGCTTGAGCTCACGCAAAAATGCAAGGAAGAACTTGAAAAAGCGAAGCATGAAGTGAAAATTTTACAAAATGACACGCTTGAAGATTTTGAATCCAATATCGACCATTCCTATTCCGCCGATGAAAACATCCTTTAA
- the purB gene encoding adenylosuccinate lyase: MIERYCRADMADLWSLENRYEAWLKVELAVCEAWFEKGRIDPQSMKEIRERVAVDAERIAEIEEVTRHDVIAFISSLEEKVGPASRFIHLGCTSSDIVDTANALLLVEAGEMILAGYDKLLNTLKNCVEKYRGLICMGRTHGIHAEPTTYSLKFAGFYAEFKRHKERFGQALEDVRVGKLSGAVGTYTVLSPDIEERACEILGLRPDSISSQIVQRDRYANYFTALALAAGGIERICTELRHLQRTEVHEVEEGFGKGQKGSSAMPHKKNPISAENMCGLSRLIRTNALASMENQALWHERDISHSSVERVIMPDSTILMDYVLHRLTNLLDGLRVIPRNVERNLWGSYGLFFSQRVLTALVDHGMPRQESYVMVQECAMQSWESEEMFPDIVRRSEKISKVLSAEVLDTVFDLSYYTRYEQMILDRVFE, translated from the coding sequence ATGATTGAGAGATATTGCCGGGCTGACATGGCTGATTTATGGTCTTTGGAAAATCGTTATGAGGCGTGGCTCAAAGTGGAACTTGCCGTTTGCGAGGCATGGTTTGAAAAAGGGCGTATCGACCCTCAAAGCATGAAAGAAATCCGGGAAAGAGTGGCTGTCGATGCTGAACGCATTGCTGAAATTGAAGAAGTGACAAGGCATGATGTGATAGCGTTCATCTCTTCCTTGGAAGAAAAAGTCGGTCCCGCATCCCGTTTCATTCATTTGGGCTGCACGTCTTCCGACATTGTGGACACGGCAAACGCGCTTTTGCTTGTCGAAGCCGGAGAAATGATTTTGGCAGGTTATGACAAGCTGCTGAATACCTTGAAAAATTGCGTCGAAAAATACCGCGGATTGATTTGCATGGGCAGAACGCATGGTATTCATGCCGAACCTACCACCTATTCTTTAAAATTCGCAGGGTTTTATGCGGAATTTAAACGTCATAAGGAACGTTTCGGGCAGGCTTTGGAAGATGTGCGTGTGGGAAAACTTTCCGGAGCTGTCGGAACATATACGGTTTTATCCCCCGATATTGAAGAACGCGCCTGTGAAATTTTGGGACTTCGTCCTGACAGTATTTCTTCCCAAATCGTACAGCGTGACAGATATGCGAATTATTTTACGGCATTGGCACTCGCTGCCGGCGGTATTGAAAGGATTTGCACCGAGCTTCGCCATTTGCAAAGGACGGAAGTTCATGAAGTGGAAGAAGGCTTCGGCAAAGGGCAAAAAGGGTCTTCCGCAATGCCTCATAAGAAAAATCCCATTTCCGCTGAAAATATGTGCGGGCTTTCCCGCCTTATCCGCACCAATGCTTTGGCAAGCATGGAAAACCAAGCGTTATGGCATGAAAGGGATATCAGCCATTCTTCTGTTGAACGGGTGATTATGCCGGACTCCACAATCTTGATGGATTATGTTTTGCACCGTCTGACAAATCTTCTTGACGGCTTGCGTGTTATTCCCCGTAATGTGGAGAGAAATTTATGGGGAAGTTACGGATTGTTTTTCTCCCAGCGCGTGCTTACCGCTTTGGTCGACCACGGCATGCCCCGTCAGGAATCCTATGTGATGGTGCAGGAATGCGCCATGCAAAGCTGGGAAAGCGAAGAAATGTTTCCCGATATCGTGCGCCGCAGTGAAAAGATTTCAAAGGTCTTATCCGCTGAAGTTTTAGATACTGTTTTTGATTTGAGTTATTATACCCGTTATGAACAAATGATTTTAGACAGGGTTTTCGAATAG
- a CDS encoding polyprenyl synthetase family protein, translated as MKQRLQAVEKQLETMLLDTEIPPRLSEAMRYSLLAGGKRLRPILCLSMAKLCAHACDKENAWLSAVPFAVSLEMIHTYSLIHDDLPAMDNDDLRRGKPTCHKAFDEATAILAGDGLLTDAFYHMADCDLPARNILESLQIIAKAVGSQGMVGGQMLDMEAEQRKLNLKELCVLNAKKTGALIQCACLSGANLMGICPSAQNHIGQYGTAIGIAFQIIDDVLDIIGDSALLGKNTGSDEANQKSTWPSLMGIEKSKKKAVEYCEQAVRALSGLAENETKINKSEQHFLQKTAKDMAYRVY; from the coding sequence ATGAAGCAGCGCCTGCAGGCTGTGGAAAAACAGCTTGAAACCATGCTTTTGGATACGGAAATTCCGCCCCGGCTGTCCGAAGCCATGCGGTACAGTTTGCTGGCGGGGGGCAAACGCCTGCGCCCGATTTTGTGTCTTTCCATGGCGAAGCTTTGCGCCCATGCCTGCGATAAGGAAAACGCGTGGCTTTCGGCTGTTCCCTTCGCCGTTTCCCTTGAAATGATCCATACCTATTCCCTTATCCATGATGATTTGCCTGCCATGGACAACGACGATCTAAGGCGCGGAAAACCGACCTGCCATAAAGCTTTTGACGAAGCCACCGCCATTTTGGCAGGGGACGGATTGCTTACCGACGCGTTTTACCATATGGCGGACTGCGATCTGCCCGCCCGAAACATACTCGAAAGTTTGCAAATCATAGCCAAAGCCGTGGGTTCCCAAGGCATGGTAGGCGGACAAATGCTTGATATGGAAGCCGAACAGCGCAAACTGAACCTTAAAGAATTATGCGTATTGAACGCAAAAAAAACAGGGGCATTAATTCAATGCGCCTGCCTTTCCGGGGCAAACCTCATGGGAATTTGCCCGTCTGCGCAAAACCATATAGGACAATACGGAACAGCGATAGGCATAGCCTTTCAAATTATTGATGACGTCCTTGACATTATCGGTGATTCCGCCCTGCTTGGAAAAAATACGGGCAGTGACGAAGCCAATCAAAAATCAACATGGCCATCACTCATGGGCATAGAAAAAAGCAAGAAAAAAGCCGTTGAATACTGCGAACAGGCGGTGCGTGCGCTTTCCGGGCTTGCCGAAAACGAAACGAAAATCAACAAAAGCGAACAACACTTTTTACAAAAAACAGCCAAAGACATGGCATACCGAGTTTACTAA
- a CDS encoding sulfurtransferase TusA family protein, whose protein sequence is MEKTRENTIDTCGLSCPQPALEVLNFIQQNGADTFSVLTDSVTSRENIIRTAQKHHYRLENEEKELMITVLHFSRNA, encoded by the coding sequence ATGGAAAAAACAAGAGAAAACACCATTGACACATGCGGGCTTTCCTGTCCGCAGCCTGCCTTGGAAGTGCTTAATTTCATCCAACAAAACGGTGCCGATACATTCAGCGTCCTTACGGACAGCGTCACAAGCCGTGAAAATATTATCCGCACCGCTCAAAAACATCATTACAGGTTAGAAAATGAAGAAAAAGAACTTATGATTACGGTTTTGCATTTTAGTAGAAATGCCTAA
- a CDS encoding deoxyguanosinetriphosphate triphosphohydrolase: protein MRTYQNIWEKLLSPKRYGKNCVQEINKARSPFIVDHDRIIFSDSFRRLAGKTQVHPLTTNDHVHTRLAHSLEVASVGRGLGTQYGYFLAERGDLPCFTEPYHIGEIVQSACLAHDIGNPPFGHAGEYAVQDWFCAVQNEKYVSCLTHGELLDFQCFDGNAQGFRVINAVENEREQGGFRLSYPTVASVVKYPCSSYEAKEKKSKKFNYYQSEADLFAEIFTELGLLKEGHVFLRHPLSYLMEAADDICYRIIDMEDARELGILRYEEICEVLTPVWDLLNIDKERLRSMHSDRARMSYLRSLVIKVLVEDIFRVGKERYAALMQGEFLNPYMDYASEPVREYMKNAKTCFNEIILKHPQKTSLEIGSYSVYKQLLDVLVPAVHNFVGGKDLSYRETRAISLMGNHILKKKYTAYQAYLIVIDFITGMTDAYATFIANQFAGGGRMH from the coding sequence ATGAGAACATATCAAAATATATGGGAAAAATTATTATCGCCGAAACGATACGGCAAGAATTGCGTCCAAGAAATAAATAAGGCGAGAAGTCCTTTCATCGTTGACCACGACAGAATTATTTTTTCCGATTCTTTTCGGCGTTTGGCGGGAAAAACGCAGGTCCACCCTTTGACGACGAACGACCATGTGCATACGCGGCTCGCCCATTCCTTGGAGGTTGCTTCCGTTGGGCGCGGGCTTGGCACGCAGTACGGATATTTTTTAGCGGAACGGGGCGATTTGCCGTGTTTTACGGAGCCTTACCATATAGGCGAAATTGTGCAGTCCGCCTGTCTTGCCCATGATATCGGCAATCCGCCTTTCGGGCACGCCGGGGAATATGCCGTTCAAGACTGGTTTTGCGCTGTGCAAAACGAAAAATATGTGAGCTGCTTGACGCATGGCGAGCTTTTGGATTTTCAGTGTTTTGACGGCAATGCGCAGGGGTTCCGTGTTATCAACGCTGTGGAGAACGAACGGGAGCAAGGCGGGTTCCGTTTAAGTTATCCCACTGTCGCAAGCGTTGTGAAATATCCTTGTTCTTCTTATGAAGCAAAGGAAAAAAAGTCTAAAAAATTCAATTATTATCAAAGCGAAGCGGATTTGTTCGCGGAGATTTTCACGGAACTTGGCTTGTTGAAAGAAGGACATGTTTTCCTGCGTCATCCGTTATCATATCTCATGGAAGCCGCCGACGACATTTGTTACCGTATCATCGATATGGAAGATGCCCGGGAACTCGGCATTTTGCGTTATGAGGAAATATGCGAAGTGCTTACTCCTGTCTGGGACTTGCTGAATATCGACAAGGAAAGGCTTCGGTCCATGCATTCGGACAGGGCGAGAATGAGTTATTTGCGTTCTCTTGTCATCAAAGTTTTGGTGGAGGACATTTTCAGAGTTGGCAAAGAACGGTATGCGGCTCTCATGCAGGGTGAATTTCTTAATCCGTATATGGATTACGCCAGCGAACCTGTGCGGGAATACATGAAAAACGCAAAAACATGTTTCAATGAGATTATTTTAAAGCATCCGCAAAAAACAAGTTTGGAAATCGGCTCATACAGCGTGTACAAGCAGCTGCTGGACGTGCTTGTTCCCGCCGTGCACAATTTTGTCGGCGGCAAGGATTTGTCCTATCGTGAAACAAGGGCTATCAGCCTCATGGGCAATCATATTTTAAAGAAAAAGTATACAGCCTATCAGGCATATTTGATTGTCATTGATTTCATTACCGGCATGACGGACGCTTATGCGACTTTTATCGCCAACCAGTTTGCCGGGGGCGGCAGGATGCATTAG
- the pyrE gene encoding orotate phosphoribosyltransferase translates to MQNFDIQNINIQEMRVRLAKLLYERSYREGEFTLTSGRKSDFYFDGKQTALHPEGAFLIGHLFNHLLKDNPSVTAVGGLTLGADPLVTATSVISYQLGRPLPAFIVRKNPKGHGTNQYLEGLSNLQTGKPVAMLEDVVTTGGSLLTACERVKEAGFEIGMLCTVLDREEGGNEAIKAAGYELHSLFRRSELLALAGS, encoded by the coding sequence ATGCAAAATTTCGACATCCAAAACATCAATATCCAAGAAATGCGGGTACGTCTTGCAAAGCTGCTCTATGAACGTTCTTACAGGGAAGGTGAGTTTACGCTCACTTCCGGCAGGAAAAGCGATTTTTATTTTGACGGAAAACAAACCGCTTTGCACCCTGAAGGAGCATTTTTAATCGGACACCTTTTCAATCATTTATTAAAAGATAATCCGTCTGTTACCGCTGTCGGAGGGCTCACATTGGGGGCGGATCCCCTTGTGACCGCAACGAGCGTGATCTCTTATCAGCTCGGCAGGCCGCTTCCCGCGTTCATTGTGCGGAAAAATCCGAAAGGGCATGGTACAAACCAATATTTGGAGGGGCTTTCCAATTTGCAAACGGGAAAACCGGTCGCCATGCTGGAAGATGTCGTCACGACAGGCGGTTCTCTTTTGACAGCCTGCGAACGGGTTAAAGAGGCAGGCTTTGAAATCGGCATGCTTTGCACTGTGCTTGACCGTGAAGAGGGCGGAAACGAAGCGATAAAAGCGGCAGGGTATGAGCTTCATTCCCTTTTCCGCCGCAGTGAATTATTGGCGTTAGCCGGAAGCTGA
- a CDS encoding M23 family metallopeptidase: MKKIFNIYSLFIAACLILSVCVHPLAYAVTFDIPQKVSQGRGFLITIQDNSAFSGKILWQKKEIPFRAEKNAESFAVRILLGMPIDAAAPQTLTLFINDEQFTQKITPLAVNWVTHKLTVAPKYVEPPKEVLDKIQKDRAATKKILATVSNVQNWKLPFTRPVKGTISGSFAARRIFNNVPRSPHLGTDMRGAVGTPILAMADGTVLFAEEQYYSGNAVWIDHGQGVLSMYGHLSKFSVKKGDMVKQGQKIGEVGATGRVTGPHLHLSLYIQGVAVDAVPFFRTNPLEIIGGPTKEEPRPQPKKNKTKQAK, translated from the coding sequence ATGAAAAAAATTTTTAACATATATTCTCTTTTTATTGCGGCATGCTTGATACTTTCCGTATGCGTGCACCCGCTTGCTTATGCAGTCACGTTCGACATACCCCAAAAAGTAAGCCAAGGCAGGGGTTTTCTTATAACAATACAAGATAATTCCGCATTTTCAGGGAAAATTCTCTGGCAAAAAAAAGAAATTCCTTTTCGGGCTGAAAAAAACGCCGAAAGTTTTGCAGTCCGGATCTTATTGGGCATGCCCATTGACGCGGCGGCTCCCCAAACCTTGACGCTTTTTATCAATGATGAGCAATTCACTCAAAAAATCACGCCCCTTGCGGTGAATTGGGTTACCCACAAGCTCACCGTCGCCCCGAAATATGTCGAACCTCCTAAGGAAGTTCTTGATAAAATACAAAAAGACCGCGCCGCCACAAAAAAAATTCTTGCAACCGTGAGCAATGTGCAAAACTGGAAACTTCCTTTCACCCGTCCCGTCAAAGGCACTATCAGCGGTTCTTTTGCCGCAAGACGGATTTTTAACAATGTTCCGCGTTCCCCCCATTTAGGCACGGACATGCGGGGAGCCGTCGGCACGCCGATTTTGGCTATGGCTGACGGCACAGTCCTTTTTGCGGAAGAACAGTATTATTCCGGTAATGCCGTTTGGATAGACCACGGACAAGGGGTGCTTTCCATGTACGGGCATTTATCGAAATTTTCCGTAAAAAAAGGGGATATGGTCAAACAAGGACAAAAAATCGGAGAAGTGGGGGCAACAGGCAGGGTTACCGGTCCGCATTTGCATTTAAGCCTTTATATTCAAGGTGTTGCTGTTGACGCCGTTCCTTTTTTCCGCACCAATCCTTTGGAAATAATCGGCGGACCGACCAAGGAAGAACCGCGGCCGCAGCCTAAAAAAAATAAGACAAAACAGGCAAAATAG
- the yedE gene encoding YedE family putative selenium transporter codes for MYNFFSSSKGIILTGLFIGIGAFLLQFLGNPANMGICVVCFTRDTTGGIGLHRAEIVQYIRPEIIGFVLGSFAAALAAKEFQPQSGSSPVIRFVLGIITGTSALVFLGCPWRMVLRIAGGDLNAVVGLFGFAFGIFIGTRFFKHGYTLGKSMPISKKAGYVFPLLMLGLLLLLIFSPEKDGSVYNGLIYYSQKGPGSMHAPLLISLGIAFIVGIIAQRSRFCTMGAFRDIFLFKETHLFSGLFALFLAVFILNIIAGKFSLGFENQPIAHTDHVWNFLSMLTVGFAAALAGGCPGRQFFSSGEGNNDSATYIIGLFVGTAFAHNFGIASSAAQIGPHSIFAVLFGLFICFAIAFTHIKKN; via the coding sequence ATGTACAATTTTTTTAGTTCCTCAAAAGGAATTATTCTTACAGGCTTATTTATCGGAATTGGCGCTTTTTTGCTCCAATTTTTAGGCAATCCGGCAAACATGGGCATTTGCGTTGTTTGCTTCACCCGTGACACCACCGGCGGAATCGGTTTGCACAGAGCGGAAATCGTGCAGTATATCCGTCCGGAAATCATTGGCTTTGTTCTCGGTTCTTTTGCAGCCGCTCTCGCCGCAAAAGAATTTCAACCCCAAAGCGGTTCTTCTCCGGTCATCCGCTTTGTGCTTGGAATAATCACAGGAACAAGCGCCTTGGTTTTTCTTGGCTGTCCTTGGCGCATGGTCCTGCGTATCGCAGGCGGTGATTTAAACGCGGTGGTCGGATTATTCGGCTTCGCTTTTGGAATTTTTATCGGCACACGCTTTTTCAAACACGGTTATACCTTGGGAAAAAGCATGCCTATTTCCAAAAAAGCGGGCTATGTCTTCCCCCTGCTTATGCTCGGTTTGCTCCTTTTATTAATCTTCAGCCCCGAGAAAGACGGTTCCGTTTACAACGGACTGATTTACTACTCCCAAAAAGGTCCGGGTTCAATGCACGCACCGCTCTTGATTTCTCTCGGTATTGCTTTTATTGTGGGCATTATCGCCCAAAGAAGCCGTTTTTGCACAATGGGAGCGTTCAGGGATATTTTCCTTTTTAAGGAAACACACCTTTTTTCCGGTCTTTTCGCTCTTTTCCTCGCAGTTTTCATTTTGAACATCATTGCGGGAAAATTCAGCCTTGGCTTTGAAAACCAACCCATTGCGCATACCGACCATGTTTGGAACTTCCTCAGCATGCTTACTGTCGGTTTTGCCGCCGCGCTCGCAGGCGGCTGCCCCGGTCGCCAATTCTTCTCCAGCGGAGAAGGAAACAACGACTCCGCAACCTATATCATAGGTTTGTTCGTCGGCACCGCTTTCGCCCATAATTTCGGCATAGCCAGTTCCGCGGCGCAAATCGGACCGCACAGCATTTTCGCCGTTCTTTTCGGACTGTTTATTTGCTTTGCGATAGCATTTACCCACATTAAGAAGAATTAG